A window of the Vicugna pacos chromosome 32, VicPac4, whole genome shotgun sequence genome harbors these coding sequences:
- the LOC102530627 gene encoding 2'-5'-oligoadenylate synthase 1, protein MALRDTRANQLDKFIEDNLLPDSPFRTQVREAVDIICSFLKERCFRGAAHPVRVSKVVKGGSSGKGTTLRGRSDADLVVFLTNLKSFEEQLLHRGEFILEIRRQLEACHREKRFKVKFEIHNTQWANPRALSFVLTSPQLDQWVEFDVLPAFDALGQLTRGYRPDPKVYIQLIKECESLGKEGEFSPCFTELQRAFLRDRPTKLKSLIRLVKHWYQECKRQRGKPLPPQYALELLTVYAWEQGSGKTEFNMAQGFRTVLELVLKHQDLCIYWEKYYSFETPIIGDYLKKQLGKPRPVILDPADPTGNIGGGDRHSWQRLAEEAAAWLSYPCLKKWDGSPVDSWHVLPRKDSYWTHEACDDGQHWEFSPRPITLQGGRPASEEENWTCVIL, encoded by the exons ATGGCGCTCAGAGATACCCGAGCCAATCAACTGGACAAGTTCATCGAAGACAACCTCCTGCCAGACAGCCCTTTCCGCACCCAGGTCAGAGAAGCCGTCGACATCATCTGCTCTTTCCTGAAGGAGAGGTGCTTCCGAGGGGCCGCACACCCTGTGCGGGTGTCCAAAGTGGTGAAG GGAGGCTCCTCAGGCAAAGGCACCACCCTCAGAGGCCGGTCAGATGCTGACCTCGTCGTCTTCCTCACCAATCTCAAAAGCTTTGAGGAGCAGCTTCTGCACCGAGGAGAATTCATCCTGGAAATTAGGAGACAGCTGGAAGCCTGTCACAGAGAGAAAcgatttaaagtgaaatttgagaTCCACAATACGCAATGGGCGAATCCCCGAGCTCTCAGCTTTGTGCTAACATCCCCCCAGCTGGACCAGTGGGTGGAGTTCGATGTACTGCCTGCCTTTGATGCCCTGG GTCAGTTGACCAGAGGCTACAGACCCGACCCTAAAGTCTACATTCAGCTCATTAAAGAGTGTGAGTCCCTGGGGAAAGAGGGCGAGTTCTCCCCCTGCTTCACAGAGCTGCAGCGAGCCTTCCTGAGGGACCGTCCAACCAAGCTGAAGAGCCTCATCCGCCTGGTGAAGCACTGGTACCAGGAG TGTAAGAGGCAGCGTGGGAAGCCACTGCCGCCTCAGTATGCCCTGGAGCTGCTGACAGTCTATGCTTGGGAGCAAGGAAGTGGGAAGACAGAATTCAACATGGCTCAGGGATTTCGGACAGTCTTGGAATTAGTCCTGAAGCATCAGGACCTTTGTATCTACTGGGAGAAGTATTACAGCTTTGAAACCCCTATTATTGGAGATTACCTGAAGAAGCAGCTCGGGAAACCCAG GCCTGTGATTTTGGACCCGGCGGACCCTACAGGAAACATCGGCGGGGGAGACCGACACAGCTGGCAGCGGCTGGCGGAGGAGGCTGCAGCCTGGCTGAGTTACCCGTGCTTGAAGAAATGGGATGGGTCCCCAGTGGACTCCTGGCATGTGCTG CCCAGAAAAGACAGTTACTGGACACATGAGGCCTGTGATGATGGTCAGCACTGGGAATTCTCTCCAAGACCCATTACACTCCAGGGAGGGCGCCCTGCCTCGGAGGAGGAGAACTGGACCTGTGTCATCCTCTGA
- the LOC116278877 gene encoding 2'-5'-oligoadenylate synthase 1-like, whose protein sequence is MALRDTRANQLDKFIEDNLLPDSPFRTQVREAVDIICSFLKERCFRGAAHPVRVSKVVKGGSSGKGTTLRGRSDADLVVFLTNLKSFEEQLLHRGEFILEIRRQLEACHREKRFKVKFEIHNSQWANPRALSFVLTSPQLDQWVEFDVLPAFDALGQLTRDYRPDPKVYIQLIKECESLGKEGEFSPCFTELQRAFLRDRPTKLKSLIRLVKHWYQECKSRNGKKRALPPQYALELLTVYAWERGSRSPEFNTAQGFRTVLELVLKHQDLCIYWEKYYSFETPIIGDYLKKQLGKPRPVILDPADPTGNVAGRDPSSWQLLAQEAAVCLGYPCFREWNGSPVSAWKVQ, encoded by the exons ATGGCGCTCAGAGATACCCGAGCCAATCAACTGGACAAGTTCATCGAAGACAACCTCCTGCCAGACAGCCCTTTCCGCACCCAGGTCAGAGAAGCCGTCGACATCATCTGCTCTTTCCTGAAGGAGAGGTGCTTCCGAGGGGCCGCACACCCTGTGCGGGTGTCCAAAGTGGTGAAG GGAGGCTCCTCAGGCAAAGGCACCACCCTCAGAGGCCGGTCAGATGCTGACCTCGTTGTCTTCCTCACCAATCTCAAAAGCTTTGAGGAGCAGCTTCTGCACCGAGGAGAATTCATCCTGGAAATTAGGAGACAGCTGGAAGCCTGTCACAGAGAGAAAcgatttaaagtgaaatttgagaTCCACAATTCGCAATGGGCGAATCCCCGAGCTCTCAGCTTTGTGCTAACATCCCCCCAGCTGGACCAGTGGGTGGAGTTCGATGTACTGCCCGCCTTTGATGCCCTGG GTCAGTTGACCAGAGACTACAGACCCGACCCTAAAGTCTACATTCAGCTCATTAAAGAGTGTGAGTCCCTGGGGAAAGAGGGCGAGTTCTCCCCCTGCTTCACAGAGCTGCAGCGAGCCTTCCTGAGGGACCGTCCAACCAAGCTGAAGAGCCTCATCCGCCTGGTGAAGCACTGGTACCAGGAG tGTAAGAGCAGGAATGGGAAGAAACGGGCACTGCCCCCGCAGTATGCCCTGGAGCTTCTGACAGTCTACGCATGGGAGCGAGGAAGCCGGAGCCCAGAATTCAACACGGCTCAGGGATTTCGGACAGTCTTGGAATTAGTCCTGAAGCATCAGGACCTTTGTATCTACTGGGAAAAGTATTACAGCTTTGAAACCCCTATTATTGGAGATTACCTGAAGAAGCAGCTCGGGAAACCCAG GCCTGTGATTCTGGACCCGGCTGACCCTACTGGAAACGTGGCTGGTAGAGACCCAAGCAGCTGGCAGCTACTGGCCCAAGAGGCGGCAGTCTGCCTGGGGTATCCATGCTTTAGGGAATGGAATGGGTCTCCTGTCAGCGCCTGGAAAGTGCAGTGA